From Triticum aestivum cultivar Chinese Spring chromosome 4A, IWGSC CS RefSeq v2.1, whole genome shotgun sequence, a single genomic window includes:
- the LOC123088147 gene encoding tubulin-folding cofactor C yields MELPDLDGTKAAAGNRKHLAMLERLSKRTAAPSAGSPEASPVAAFLSRFAAAKAAAGSALSACRSSPDDAAASLAAASSAVDDLERLVAEASHSLPPYELRSALAAVSDLRAAHKLAASEVRPKKSFSFRNKSKTPKSPLPDPPALPQPPPEQPKLDPDAILPGFGFRSRNGATLVKDLRAANEKDGDFTLADLVSCEVYLKGKCRALYIHKLRDCRVFIGPVFGSVLIEDVERCTFVMAAHQIRIHEARETDFYLRVRSRPIIEDCSGVRFAPHALKYEGIEEDLRDSGLAEDTGNWANVDDFKWLRAVQSPNWCLVPEEERLPIVDISEVQEQEDFDENGKFREDSFQKWLPLLLLVAVTRRGDMGGKKASRQMMAKASAGFKYASLAGTRHWRASLWYIAQF; encoded by the exons ATGGAGCTGCCGGATCTCGACGGCACCAAAGCCGCCGCCGGCAACCGCAAGCACCTGGCCATGCTCGAGCGCCTCTCCAAGCGCACCGCCGCCCCCTCCGCGGGCTCCCCCGAGGCGTCCCCCGTCGCCGCCTTCCTCTCTCGCTTCGCCGCAGCCAAGGCCGCCGCGGGGTCCGCCCTCTCCGCCTGCCGCTCCTCCCCGGacgacgccgccgcctccctcgccgcggcctcctccgccgTCGACGACCTCGAGCGCCTCGTCGCGGAGGCCTCCCACTCCCTCCCCCCGTACGAGCTCCGGTCCGCGCTCGCCGCCGTCTCCGACCTCCGCGCCGCCCACAAGCTCGCCGCCTCCGAGGTCCGGCCCAAGAAGTCGTTCTCCTTCAGGAACAAGAGCAAAACCCCGAAGAGCCCCCTGCCAGATCCTCCTGCCCTGCCCCAGCCGCCTCCGGAGCAGCCAAAGCTTGATCCCGATGCCATCCTGCCAGGGTTTGGGTTCCGGAGCAGGAATGGCGCTACCCTGGTGAAGGATCTGAGAGCTGCCAACGAGAAGGATGGGGATTTCACGCTCGCTGATCTGGTTTCCTGTGAGGTGTACCTCAAGGGGAAATGCCGGGCGCTGTACATTCACAAGCTAAGAGATTGCCGCGTCTTCATCGGCCCGGTTTTCGGCTCGGTGCTCATAGAGGATGTCGAGCGCTGCACGTTTGTGATGGCGGCACATCAGATCAGGATTCACGAAGCCAGGGAAACAGATTTCTACCTGCGGGTGAGGAGCAGGCCGATCATTGAGGACTGCAGCGGTGTGAGATTTGCACCACATGCTCTGAAGTATGAAGGGATCGAAGAGGATCTGAGGGACTCTGGGCTTGCAGAGGACACTGGTAACTGGGCCAATGTGGATGACTTCAAATGGCTCAGGGCAGTGCAGTCACCAAACTGGTGCTTGGTTCCGGAGGAAGAGCGTCTGCCGATTGTCGACATTTCAGAAGTTCAGGAACAGGAGGATT TCGACGAGAATGGCAAGTTCAGAGAGGACAGTTTTCAGAAATGGCTGCCCTTGCTCCTGCTAGTGGCAGTGACAAGAAGAGGGGACATGGGCGGAAAGAAGGCGTCTCGGCAG ATGATGGCAAAAGCTTCCGCAGGTTTCAAATACGCGTCCCTTGCTGGAACACGGCATTGGCGTGCATCACTCTGGTATATTGCCCAATTTTAA
- the LOC123088148 gene encoding phosphoribosylamine--glycine ligase — MACAAYSIRGHLKLATGPGLDSNHLCGGWKPSVSWPVSRAWSSNVSNNAVQHVACHSHLSVRNSERWRSIPKASPEDGTVVAEGRITVLVIGGGGREHALCYALTRSPSCGTVLCAPGNAGIAQSRDAICISDLDISSSDAVVSFCRKRGVGMVVVGPEGPLVAGLANDLVKAGIPTFGPSSEAAALEGSKDFMKRLCDKCNIPTAQYRTFTDPAKAKEYIKNQGAPIVVKADGLAAGKGVVVAMTLDEAFEAINSMMVDESFGSAGSRVVIEEYLEGEEASFFALVDGENALPLESAQDHKRVGDGDTGPNTGGMGAYSPAPIVTEELKSVIMETIIIPTVKGMAAEGCKFVGVLYAGLMIEKKSGLPKLIEYNVRFGDPECQVLMMRLESDLAQVLLSACRGELGKVSLTWSPEIAMVVVMASEGYPGSYKKGTVIKNMDKAEQVSPAVKIFHAGTALDGDGNLVAVGGRVLGVTAKGKDIEEARSRAYDAVDVVDWPEGFFRRDIGWRALKQEQTANY, encoded by the exons ATGGCTTGTGCGGCTTACAGCATCAGGGGGCATCTCAAGCTTGCCACGGGGCCTGGCCTGGATAGTAATCATCTGTGCGGCGGCTGGAAGCCTTCGGTGTCTTGGCCCGTTTCTCGGGCATGGAGTAGCAATGTCTCCAATAATGCAGTGCAACACGTCGCCTGCCATTCTCATCTGTCTGTCCGGAATTCAGAAAGATGGCGCTCAATCCCGAAAGCTTCGCCGGAGGACGGGACCGTTGTTGCTG AAGGGAGGATAACTGTACTCGTCATTGGTGGTGGAGGAAGGGAGCATGCGCTCTGTTATGCTTTGACCCGTTCGCCTTCTTGCGGGACAGTTTTATGCGCCCCTGGCAATGCTGGCATTGCTCAGTCCAGGGATGCGATCTGTATATCGGACCTAGACATTTCCAGTAGTGATGCTGTTGTATCGTTCTGCCGCAAGAGGGGAGTGGGAATGGTGGTAGTGGGTCCTGAAGGTCCTCTCGTTGCGGGTCTTGCGAATGACCTTGTCAAAGCTGGGATACCGACGTTTGGTCCTTCATCAGAGGCTGCAGCATTAGAGGGGTCAAAGGACTTTATGAAGAGACTGTGTGATAAGTGTAATATCCCGACTGCTCAG TATCGCACATTCACGGATCCTGCAAAAGCTAAAGAGTACATCAAGAATCAAGGGGCCCCTATTGTTGTCAAAGCTGATGGATTGGCAGCTGGAAAGGGCGTcgttgttgctatgactttggaTGAGGCCTTCGAAGCAATTAACTCTATGATGGTTGACGAGTCGTTTGGTTCTGCTGGTTCACGGGTCGTCATTGAGGAGTATCTGGAGGGCGAAGAAGCCTCTTTCTTTGCATTAGTAGATGGAGAAAATGCTTTGCCACTTGAATCAGCACAGGATCACAAAAGAGTTGGAGATGGTGATACTGGTCCAAACACGGGTGGCATGGGTGCATACTCCCCTGCGCCAATAGTGACCGAAGAGCTTAAGAGCGTGATCATGGAAACTATAATTATTCCAACTGTTAAAGGTATGGCTGCTGAAGGATGCAAGTTTGTTGGTGTGTTATATGCCGGGCTTATGATAGAGAAGAAATCTGGGCTGCCTAAGCTTATTGAATATAATGTGCGATTTGGGGACCCAGAATGCCAG GTTTTGATGATGAGATTGGAGTCTGATCTTGCACAAGTCCTGCTATCCGCATGCAGAGGCGAACTGGGCAAGGTTTCACTAACCTGGTCGCCTGAAATCGCGATGGTGGTTGTGATGGCGAGCGAAGGATACCCTGGCTCTTATAAGAAAGGCACCGTAATAAAAAACATGGACAAGGCCGAGCAGGTTTCTCCGGCTGTCAAGATATTCCATGCTGGAACAGCTTTGGATGGAGACGGCAACCTTGTAGCTGTCGGAGGCCGAGTTCTTGGCGTCACTGCGAAGGGCAAGGACATCGAAGAAGCGAGGTCGAGAGCATACGATGCGGTGGATGTCGTCGACTGGCCGGAAGGATTCTTCAGGCGAGATATCGGCTGGAGGGCACTGAAGCAGGAGCAGACGGCTAACTACTGA